One Sinorhizobium mexicanum genomic region harbors:
- a CDS encoding ATP-binding protein has protein sequence MRENQIDVLINEMQKLSAAIERIAGPASAVNDWSQAECFVWAPGNRHLQPVAKPNRVDLALITGVDHVRDILLDNTLRFAEGYPANNVLLWGARGMGKSSLVKAVHARVARETGTSLKLVEVHREDIATLPALMEILKAAPMPVIVFCDDLSFDHDDTSYKSLKAVLDGGVEGRPANVLLYATSNRRHLLPRNMMENEQSTAINPSEAVEEKVSLSDRFGLWLGFYKCSQDDYLAMIDGYARYYDLNVDQETLHADALEWATTRGSRSGRVAWQFIQDLAGRLRRQLDDPA, from the coding sequence ATGCGGGAAAACCAGATCGACGTGCTGATCAACGAGATGCAGAAGCTTTCGGCGGCTATCGAACGCATCGCGGGGCCGGCTTCGGCCGTGAACGACTGGAGCCAGGCAGAGTGCTTTGTCTGGGCACCGGGCAATCGCCATCTGCAGCCGGTCGCGAAGCCTAACCGCGTCGACCTCGCCCTCATCACGGGCGTCGATCACGTTCGCGATATCCTTTTGGACAACACCCTTCGGTTCGCCGAGGGTTATCCGGCCAACAACGTGCTTCTCTGGGGCGCGCGCGGCATGGGCAAGTCTTCGCTCGTCAAGGCGGTTCACGCGCGGGTCGCGCGCGAAACGGGCACTTCGTTGAAACTTGTGGAAGTGCACCGCGAAGACATCGCAACTCTGCCAGCTCTGATGGAAATCCTGAAAGCGGCGCCGATGCCGGTCATCGTCTTCTGCGACGACCTCTCCTTCGACCATGACGACACGTCCTACAAGTCGTTGAAGGCGGTTCTCGATGGTGGCGTGGAGGGCCGCCCCGCCAACGTCCTGCTTTATGCCACCTCCAACCGCCGGCACCTGCTGCCGCGCAACATGATGGAAAACGAGCAATCGACTGCGATCAATCCATCGGAGGCGGTCGAGGAGAAGGTTTCTCTGTCCGACCGCTTCGGCCTTTGGCTTGGCTTCTACAAGTGCAGCCAGGATGACTATCTGGCGATGATCGACGGATACGCCCGCTACTACGACCTGAACGTCGACCAAGAGACGCTCCACGCGGATGCCCTGGAATGGGCAACGACGCGGGGATCGAGATCCGGCCGCGTCGCGTGGCAGTTCATCCAGGATCTGGCCGGCCGCCTCCGTCGGCAACTCGACGACCCGGCATAA
- the yajC gene encoding preprotein translocase subunit YajC, whose translation MFITEAFAQTGAPSAGGADILMSILPFLLIFVVMYFLIIRPQRAQMKRREELLKNIRRGDQVVTGGGIVGKVTKVVDDAELEVEIADGIKVRVVRSGVSEVRVKGEPVKE comes from the coding sequence ATGTTCATTACCGAAGCTTTTGCGCAGACCGGTGCCCCGAGCGCGGGCGGTGCAGACATTTTGATGTCCATTCTGCCTTTCCTCCTGATCTTTGTTGTCATGTATTTCCTGATCATTCGCCCGCAGCGTGCGCAGATGAAGCGTCGGGAAGAGTTGCTGAAGAACATTCGCCGCGGCGATCAGGTCGTCACCGGCGGCGGCATTGTTGGCAAGGTTACCAAGGTGGTCGATGATGCGGAACTCGAAGTCGAGATCGCCGACGGCATCAAGGTTCGCGTCGTCCGCAGCGGGGTTTCCGAGGTCCGCGTGAAGGGCGAACCGGTCAAGGAATAA